The following are from one region of the Lacinutrix sp. Bg11-31 genome:
- a CDS encoding multidrug efflux SMR transporter, which yields MNWILLIIAGLFEVAFAACLGKAKEATGSESTYWYIGFFVCVAISMLLLLKATQQLPIGTAYTVWTGIGAVGTVLVGIFIFKEPATLWRLFFITTLIISIVGLKAVSE from the coding sequence ATGAATTGGATACTATTAATAATAGCTGGCCTTTTTGAAGTTGCTTTTGCTGCTTGCCTTGGCAAAGCTAAAGAAGCTACAGGAAGTGAATCAACTTATTGGTACATTGGCTTTTTTGTTTGTGTAGCAATAAGCATGCTTCTTCTTTTAAAAGCAACACAACAATTACCCATTGGTACAGCGTACACGGTTTGGACAGGTATTGGTGCTGTAGGAACTGTTTTGGTTGGAATTTTTATTTTTAAGGAACCAGCTACATTATGGCGACTATTTTTTATTACTACTTTAATTATATCAATTGTAGGACTAAAAGCAGTTTCGGAATAA
- a CDS encoding 3-hydroxybutyryl-CoA dehydrogenase, producing the protein MKNVAVIGAGTMGNGIAHTFAQSGFKVQLIDISEESLKKGIATITMNLDRMVAKERITEANKVGTLANITTYTSVKEGVEYASLVVEAATENIDLKLKIFKQLDEACPEDTILATNTSSISITQIGAVTSRPEMVIGMHFMNPVPIMKLVEIIRGYNTSDEVTNTIMELSRTLGKTPTEVNDYPGFVANRILMPMLNESIETLYNGVAGVEEIDTVMKLGMAHPMGPLQLADFIGLDVCLSILNVMYDGFKNPKYAPCPLLVNMVRAGKLGIKSGEGFYDYSESRKAENVAKQFLK; encoded by the coding sequence ATGAAAAACGTAGCAGTAATTGGAGCAGGAACTATGGGAAATGGTATCGCTCATACCTTTGCACAATCAGGATTTAAAGTACAATTAATAGATATTAGCGAAGAGTCACTAAAAAAAGGAATCGCAACCATTACTATGAATTTAGATAGAATGGTCGCTAAAGAGAGAATTACAGAAGCTAATAAAGTTGGTACTTTAGCTAATATAACAACATATACAAGCGTAAAAGAAGGTGTAGAATATGCAAGTTTAGTTGTAGAAGCTGCAACCGAAAACATTGATTTAAAATTAAAGATTTTTAAGCAATTAGACGAGGCTTGCCCAGAAGATACTATTCTAGCTACAAACACATCGTCTATATCAATAACTCAAATTGGAGCAGTAACTTCTAGACCAGAAATGGTAATTGGTATGCACTTCATGAATCCTGTACCAATTATGAAATTGGTAGAGATTATTCGTGGTTATAACACTAGCGACGAAGTAACAAATACTATCATGGAATTATCTAGAACACTAGGTAAAACACCAACAGAAGTAAACGATTATCCAGGATTTGTTGCCAATAGAATATTAATGCCAATGCTTAACGAGTCTATAGAAACACTTTATAATGGTGTTGCTGGAGTTGAAGAGATTGATACTGTTATGAAATTAGGTATGGCACACCCAATGGGACCATTACAATTAGCAGATTTTATAGGTTTAGACGTTTGTTTATCTATATTAAACGTTATGTACGATGGTTTTAAAAATCCTAAATATGCACCATGTCCATTATTAGTAAATATGGTTCGTGCTGGAAAACTAGGTATTAAATCTGGTGAAGGTTTTTACGATTACTCTGAAAGTAGAAAAGCTGAGAACGTTGCGAAGCAGTTTTTGAAGTAA
- a CDS encoding ACT domain-containing protein, producing MSGEKKLDVLLKSMKPKHNVGEFVFCKTDNLEQINLNQIVMSFKEEESTTIIAKKEVADQLNLDYSFVASWITLTVHSSLEAVGLTAAFSNALSDNGISCNVVAAYYHDHIFVDTKDTEKAMEVLNAFSK from the coding sequence ATGAGCGGAGAAAAGAAATTAGACGTCCTTTTAAAGTCTATGAAACCAAAACATAATGTAGGAGAATTTGTGTTTTGTAAAACTGATAATTTGGAACAAATAAACCTTAATCAAATTGTTATGTCTTTTAAAGAAGAAGAAAGCACTACCATTATTGCTAAAAAGGAGGTCGCAGACCAATTAAACTTAGACTATTCTTTTGTCGCTTCATGGATTACACTTACCGTACACTCCTCTTTAGAAGCAGTTGGTTTAACAGCAGCTTTCTCGAATGCATTATCCGATAACGGAATTAGTTGCAATGTTGTCGCTGCTTATTATCACGATCATATTTTTGTAGATACAAAAGACACAGAAAAAGCAATGGAAGTTTTAAATGCATTTTCTAAATAA
- a CDS encoding YggS family pyridoxal phosphate-dependent enzyme: protein MSIQHNLNNIKQTLPEHVTLVAVSKTKPVSDLMEAYNAGQRIFGENKIQEMADKFEQMPKDIEWHMIGHVQTNKVKYMAPFVSLIHGVESFKLLKEINKQALKHDRVIDCLLQIKIAEEDSKFGMSAKEASDILQSEDFSALKNIKVIGVMGMATFTENTLQIEKEFRLLKSTLEDLKVTETTNCQLQTISMGMSGDYKLAIECGSTMVRVGSSIFGYRN from the coding sequence ATGAGCATACAACATAACCTAAACAACATAAAACAAACACTTCCAGAACACGTAACATTAGTTGCCGTTTCTAAAACGAAACCTGTGAGTGATTTAATGGAAGCATACAATGCAGGGCAACGCATTTTTGGAGAAAACAAAATCCAAGAAATGGCGGACAAGTTCGAGCAAATGCCAAAAGATATCGAATGGCACATGATTGGACATGTACAAACCAATAAAGTAAAGTACATGGCTCCTTTTGTTAGCTTAATACATGGTGTAGAAAGCTTCAAGCTACTTAAAGAAATTAACAAACAAGCCTTAAAACACGACAGAGTAATAGACTGTTTACTTCAAATTAAAATTGCCGAAGAAGATTCTAAATTTGGAATGTCTGCAAAAGAAGCTTCAGATATATTACAATCGGAAGATTTTTCAGCATTAAAAAATATTAAAGTAATTGGTGTTATGGGAATGGCAACTTTTACAGAAAACACACTTCAAATTGAAAAAGAATTCAGACTTTTAAAGTCTACTTTAGAAGATTTAAAAGTGACTGAAACTACAAACTGTCAACTACAAACTATTTCCATGGGAATGAGTGGAGATTACAAACTAGCAATCGAGTGTGGAAGTACAATGGTTCGTGTAGGAAGTAGTATCTTTGGTTATCGCAACTAA
- a CDS encoding protein-L-isoaspartate(D-aspartate) O-methyltransferase — MQDTFKHKGLRQQLVNILVNKGITDKAVLNAIGKIPRHLFMDSSFLDHAYQDKAFPIAADQTISQPYTVAFQTELMEITRGDKVLEIGTGSGYQTAVLCDLGAKVYSIERQQELFKKTSKFLPKLGFRAKKFIFGDGYKGLVEEAPFKSIIVTAGAPFVPKPLLAQLEIGGRLVIPVGDSVQTMTLFVRKGVKEFDKTEFGEFRFVPLLEDKN, encoded by the coding sequence TTGCAAGATACTTTTAAACACAAAGGCCTAAGACAACAATTAGTTAATATATTAGTAAACAAAGGTATTACAGATAAAGCTGTATTAAATGCCATTGGAAAAATACCAAGGCATTTGTTTATGGATTCTAGCTTTTTAGACCATGCTTACCAAGATAAAGCGTTTCCTATAGCTGCAGACCAAACTATATCGCAACCTTACACAGTAGCTTTTCAAACCGAATTAATGGAAATTACTAGAGGCGATAAAGTGCTTGAAATTGGTACAGGAAGTGGTTACCAAACTGCTGTTTTGTGCGATTTAGGAGCTAAGGTTTATAGTATTGAAAGACAACAAGAGTTGTTTAAAAAAACAAGTAAGTTTCTACCTAAATTAGGATTTAGAGCTAAGAAATTTATTTTTGGCGATGGTTATAAAGGTTTGGTAGAAGAGGCACCTTTTAAAAGTATTATTGTAACAGCTGGAGCGCCTTTTGTGCCTAAGCCATTACTTGCACAACTTGAAATTGGTGGACGCTTGGTTATTCCTGTGGGAGATAGCGTGCAAACCATGACGCTTTTTGTAAGAAAAGGAGTGAAGGAATTTGATAAAACGGAGTTTGGTGAGTTTCGTTTTGTACCGCTTTTAGAGGATAAGAATTAA
- a CDS encoding Gfo/Idh/MocA family protein: MLNAGVLGAGHLGKIHLRLLNQSNKYNLVGFYDSSEENGKKVEAEFGYKYFNSIEALIDAVDMVDIVTPTLSHYDCARQAIAKGKHIFIEKPITNTVEEAETLRTLVAEHGVKGQVGHVERFNPAFIAIKHQLDSPMFIEAHRLAEFNPRGTDVPVVLDLMIHDIDVILSVVQSKVKSVSASGVSVISDTPDIANARIEFVNGCVANLTASRISLKNMRKTRFFQKDAYISVDFLEKKCEVVKMKDAPETPGDFDMILQNAEGIKKQIYFDNPDVPSNNAILDELESFADAINTNTKPIVTLHDGTEALRVASMIIDQF, encoded by the coding sequence ATGCTAAACGCTGGAGTTTTAGGTGCTGGACACCTAGGGAAAATTCATTTAAGATTACTTAATCAATCTAATAAATATAACCTTGTTGGTTTTTACGATTCTAGTGAAGAGAACGGTAAAAAGGTAGAAGCAGAATTTGGTTATAAATACTTTAATTCTATAGAAGCTTTAATAGATGCTGTAGACATGGTAGATATTGTAACACCAACACTTTCGCATTACGATTGTGCTAGACAAGCCATTGCCAAAGGCAAGCATATTTTTATAGAAAAGCCTATTACAAATACTGTTGAAGAAGCCGAAACATTAAGAACTTTAGTTGCCGAACATGGTGTTAAAGGACAAGTTGGTCATGTTGAACGTTTTAACCCTGCTTTTATAGCTATAAAACACCAACTAGACAGTCCAATGTTTATAGAAGCACATCGTTTAGCAGAATTTAACCCAAGAGGAACAGATGTTCCTGTGGTTTTAGATTTAATGATTCATGATATAGATGTTATTTTAAGCGTTGTACAATCTAAAGTTAAAAGTGTTTCTGCAAGTGGCGTTTCGGTAATTAGTGATACACCAGATATTGCAAATGCACGTATAGAATTTGTAAACGGTTGTGTTGCCAATTTAACAGCAAGTAGAATTTCGTTGAAGAATATGCGTAAAACACGTTTCTTTCAAAAAGACGCTTACATCTCTGTAGATTTCTTAGAAAAGAAATGTGAAGTAGTAAAAATGAAAGACGCTCCAGAAACTCCTGGAGATTTCGATATGATTCTTCAAAATGCTGAAGGAATCAAGAAGCAAATTTATTTCGATAATCCAGATGTGCCTAGCAACAATGCGATTTTAGATGAATTAGAAAGTTTTGCTGATGCTATAAACACTAACACAAAGCCAATAGTTACATTACACGATGGTACTGAAGCTTTACGTGTTGCTAGTATGATTATCGATCAGTTTTAG
- a CDS encoding DUF5686 and carboxypeptidase regulatory-like domain-containing protein yields the protein MNKYQLLCLSFFVLNFSFAQITGNVTANTNEALPFVNVYLNDTYTGTTTNEEGNYTLDISKAGDYTIVFQYLGFKTLKKEVSITSFPYALDAKLVEENITLNEVVINSEENPANQIIKNTIAKRKGVLEKLSEYKANFYSRGLIKIKNAPEKIFGQDVDEMLDVELDSTRSGIIYLSETISEIEYKKSRRLKEKILASKVSGDSNGFSFNTASDVDYNFYDNTIELENNVVSPIADYAFSYYKYKLEGTFYDDNNNLINKILITPKRDNDAAFSGYIYIVEDQWVIYAADVSISGKRSGIPPIDVFKIKQTFSFSETDSVWALISQTLDFKYGLFGFNGEGRYTSVYSDYNFTPEFSDKNFTREVLSFEENSNKKDSLFWDTKRPVPLTVEESTDYVRKDSIQLVKESKPYLDSIDTKHNTFKLGDVLGGYSYQNSHKNYRFSIDSPIEKISFNTVQGWNGTVGMRYTKNYDEYKRYFSIAGDINYGEADDRLRGTANARYKFNNINNRFISLSGGVKTEQFNSSNPISKTENLVSTLIFEDNYMKLYDRSFVQGQYYQEIINGVRLNSTLGFERRKALFNNSDYVLVNEVRDAYTSNNPLDETNFTSKPFNTHNIAKLNVNTTINFAQDYLSYPDGKYNIPNSKYPILSLGYEKGFAATDSNYNFDQFKARLRQRIDLGNKGEFEYNAQGGLFSNADTIAFMDYHHFNGNQTNVKLDGSYLDSFKNLPYYGLSTNNSYAELHTEYRFNGYILNKIPLINKLNFNLILGAKAAFTHENKPYSEYSIGVDNIGFGKFRFLRVDYVRSYQSGFVNDAVMFGISF from the coding sequence ATGAATAAATACCAACTACTCTGCCTTTCATTTTTTGTTTTAAACTTTTCATTTGCGCAAATTACTGGAAACGTAACGGCTAATACAAACGAAGCACTTCCGTTTGTTAATGTTTATTTAAACGATACCTATACAGGAACAACCACAAACGAAGAAGGCAATTACACCTTAGACATTTCTAAAGCAGGAGACTACACTATTGTTTTTCAATATTTAGGCTTTAAAACATTGAAAAAGGAAGTTTCTATTACGTCTTTTCCTTACGCATTAGACGCGAAACTTGTTGAAGAAAACATTACTTTAAATGAAGTAGTTATTAATTCAGAAGAGAATCCTGCCAACCAAATCATTAAAAATACAATTGCAAAACGAAAAGGCGTTTTAGAAAAATTAAGCGAATACAAAGCTAACTTCTATTCTCGCGGACTTATTAAGATAAAAAATGCACCAGAAAAAATATTTGGTCAAGATGTTGACGAAATGTTAGATGTTGAATTAGACTCTACAAGAAGTGGTATTATTTATCTATCTGAAACTATTTCAGAAATTGAATATAAAAAATCAAGACGTTTAAAAGAGAAAATTTTAGCATCTAAAGTGAGTGGAGATTCTAATGGATTTAGTTTTAACACTGCTTCAGATGTAGATTACAACTTTTATGATAACACAATAGAACTTGAAAACAATGTAGTCTCTCCAATTGCAGATTACGCTTTTAGTTATTATAAATACAAGCTTGAAGGTACTTTTTATGATGACAATAATAACCTCATCAATAAAATACTAATCACACCAAAACGCGATAACGATGCCGCTTTTTCAGGCTACATATACATTGTAGAAGACCAATGGGTAATTTATGCAGCAGATGTTAGTATTTCTGGAAAAAGATCAGGAATACCACCAATAGATGTATTTAAAATAAAACAAACCTTTTCCTTTTCGGAAACCGATTCTGTTTGGGCTTTAATTTCGCAAACGCTAGATTTTAAATATGGACTTTTTGGCTTTAATGGAGAAGGCAGATACACTTCTGTTTATAGCGATTACAATTTTACACCAGAATTTAGTGATAAGAATTTTACAAGAGAAGTTTTGTCTTTCGAAGAAAACTCTAATAAAAAAGACTCACTTTTTTGGGATACAAAACGTCCTGTACCTTTAACTGTTGAAGAATCTACAGATTATGTTAGAAAAGACAGTATTCAATTGGTTAAAGAATCTAAACCATATTTAGATTCTATAGACACAAAACACAACACCTTTAAACTAGGAGATGTTTTAGGTGGTTACAGCTACCAAAACTCTCATAAAAATTATCGTTTTAGCATAGATTCTCCTATCGAGAAGATATCCTTTAACACTGTACAAGGTTGGAATGGAACTGTTGGCATGCGCTACACCAAAAATTACGACGAGTACAAACGCTACTTCAGTATTGCAGGAGATATTAACTATGGAGAAGCAGACGATCGCTTACGCGGAACAGCTAATGCGCGCTATAAATTCAACAATATTAACAACCGTTTTATTTCTCTTTCTGGAGGTGTAAAAACAGAGCAGTTTAATAGTTCTAATCCTATTTCTAAAACAGAAAACTTAGTAAGCACACTCATTTTTGAAGATAACTACATGAAACTTTACGACAGAAGTTTTGTGCAAGGACAGTATTACCAAGAAATTATTAACGGTGTTAGATTAAATTCTACATTAGGCTTCGAACGTAGAAAGGCCTTATTTAATAATTCGGACTATGTATTGGTTAACGAAGTTAGAGACGCTTACACTAGTAACAATCCTTTAGACGAAACCAATTTCACCTCAAAACCATTTAACACACACAACATTGCAAAGCTTAATGTAAATACGACTATTAATTTTGCTCAAGATTATTTAAGTTATCCAGATGGCAAATACAATATTCCAAACAGTAAGTACCCAATACTTTCTTTAGGTTACGAAAAAGGCTTTGCTGCTACAGATTCTAATTATAATTTCGACCAGTTTAAAGCCAGACTAAGACAACGTATAGATCTTGGAAATAAAGGTGAATTTGAATACAATGCACAAGGAGGTCTTTTTTCAAATGCAGATACTATTGCTTTTATGGATTACCACCACTTTAATGGCAACCAAACCAATGTAAAACTAGATGGCTCTTATTTAGACTCGTTTAAAAACCTACCTTACTATGGTTTAAGTACAAACAATAGCTATGCAGAATTACATACCGAATATCGTTTTAATGGTTACATTTTAAACAAGATTCCGCTAATAAACAAACTAAACTTTAATCTTATTTTAGGTGCTAAAGCAGCATTTACTCATGAAAACAAACCGTATTCGGAATACTCTATTGGTGTAGATAATATTGGATTTGGTAAATTTAGATTCTTACGTGTAGATTATGTGCGTTCATACCAAAGTGGTTTTGTTAACGATGCTGTTATGTTTGGGATTAGTTTTTAA
- a CDS encoding S8 family peptidase: MIRTFNKTSIVFVFALLLATLTSWAQTNKEFARFYFKLSSELEFSSPKAVLEYSELLNLNENYLFEINNAYSFTKTQIEELSKQSKTGFTLKNTFIIEGFFTETEKSSFLDILKKTDNLLYAYSAKTTPITPPHDIAPTTNDLEANQGYIESNPGLDIRYAWNNGISGSNIRIRAVEYGVNLEHEELDHQNVSITAGATINPGASTAYTEHGTSVSGIVIGDKGTYGISGLAYNALEYILYPEWTVEYNYNRVTATSNAIANSTAGDIVIFEMQTGGQNGEYVPAEFSQAIWDLTKAATDAGIIIVAAAGNGNENLDDSFYDAYNARGDSGAIIVGAGSSNIGHHKMSFSTYGSRVDLHSWGQNVHTIGESCFGTTVYGNDFNQTYNSCFGGTSSATATMGGFTAILQSYYLEQTGNYMSPAIMRSLMVNTGIPQGSGGNIGPFPNMQAAMLALDNTLSVNTKSQSPFVMYPNPSNSVLNINLNNYNNAASLEIRNLLGQQVLTTNLTKSKNSLSVNNLSKGLYLVTVKTKNTTTTKKLIIN; this comes from the coding sequence ATGATAAGGACTTTTAATAAAACAAGCATAGTATTTGTTTTCGCCTTATTGTTAGCAACATTAACAAGTTGGGCGCAAACCAATAAAGAATTTGCCCGTTTTTACTTTAAATTAAGTTCAGAATTAGAATTCTCATCACCAAAAGCGGTATTAGAGTATTCTGAATTACTTAATTTAAACGAAAACTATCTATTTGAAATTAATAACGCATACTCCTTTACGAAAACTCAAATTGAAGAATTATCTAAACAATCTAAAACCGGTTTTACTTTAAAAAACACTTTTATAATTGAAGGTTTTTTTACAGAAACTGAAAAAAGTTCTTTTTTAGACATCTTAAAAAAAACAGACAATTTACTTTACGCTTATAGCGCGAAAACAACACCTATTACTCCACCTCACGATATTGCTCCAACAACAAACGACTTAGAAGCCAACCAAGGTTACATAGAATCTAATCCTGGTCTTGATATTAGGTATGCTTGGAATAATGGCATATCTGGTAGTAATATTAGAATAAGAGCAGTTGAATATGGTGTAAATTTAGAGCACGAAGAGTTAGACCATCAAAATGTATCTATAACAGCAGGTGCAACTATTAATCCTGGTGCATCTACGGCCTATACAGAACATGGAACTAGTGTTTCAGGCATAGTAATTGGAGACAAAGGAACCTATGGCATAAGTGGTTTAGCTTACAATGCCTTAGAATACATTTTATATCCAGAATGGACTGTAGAATACAATTACAATCGCGTTACAGCAACATCTAATGCTATTGCAAATTCTACAGCTGGTGATATTGTTATTTTTGAAATGCAAACTGGAGGACAAAATGGAGAATATGTTCCTGCAGAATTCAGCCAAGCCATTTGGGATTTAACAAAAGCAGCTACAGATGCGGGAATTATTATTGTAGCAGCAGCAGGTAATGGAAACGAAAACCTAGACGATTCTTTTTACGATGCCTATAACGCAAGAGGTGATAGTGGTGCTATTATAGTTGGTGCAGGATCATCAAACATAGGCCATCACAAAATGAGTTTTTCTACATACGGTTCTCGTGTAGATTTGCATAGTTGGGGACAAAATGTACATACTATAGGAGAATCTTGCTTTGGCACAACGGTTTATGGCAACGATTTTAACCAGACTTATAATTCTTGTTTTGGTGGAACCAGTTCTGCAACTGCAACTATGGGAGGATTTACTGCCATTTTACAATCTTATTATTTAGAGCAAACAGGAAACTATATGTCACCTGCCATAATGCGTTCTTTAATGGTTAATACAGGAATACCACAAGGATCTGGAGGTAATATTGGTCCTTTTCCTAATATGCAAGCAGCTATGTTAGCCTTAGATAATACACTAAGTGTAAACACTAAAAGCCAATCACCTTTTGTAATGTATCCAAACCCTAGCAATAGCGTTTTAAATATTAACTTAAATAATTATAATAACGCAGCAAGTTTAGAGATTCGTAATTTATTAGGACAACAAGTACTTACTACTAATTTAACTAAAAGTAAAAACAGTCTTTCTGTAAATAATCTATCTAAAGGATTATACCTTGTTACAGTAAAGACTAAAAATACTACGACTACCAAAAAACTGATAATTAACTAA
- a CDS encoding cyanophycinase has product MENIITLINSFSFGVGKRGMKKITFIIILVFQFSFSQNYTEYHTGNVTDLVVTPNSGVCLMGGASESDEAMVWFLNKANGGDVVVLRASGGDGYNNYFYSGLGIAINSVRTFVINNEAGAIDPYVLDKIENAEAIWFAGGDQYNYVNYFKDNAVETALNNFINVKQGVIGGTSAGMAILGSAYFSAENGTVTNAQALGNPYHNRMILGYNDFLEVPFLENVITDTHYDDPDRRARHAVFLARFSKDNNARSFGIACNEYTAVCIENDGKAYVYGDYPNYEEHAFFLQTNCAITDYIPENCTSGNALHWNKSGEALKVYKVPGMTTGENYFDLSDWTTGSGGNWENWFVNNGSFNTASTVNPNCSALSVSEFEFESIKLFPNPFQDKITIAKNETLLKIECFDAFGRTIPLDFNGKTIDTNELASGVYFFKVYTETSSKLLKMIKE; this is encoded by the coding sequence ATGGAAAATATAATAACATTAATAAATTCCTTCTCCTTTGGAGTGGGTAAGAGAGGAATGAAGAAAATTACTTTTATTATCATTTTAGTTTTTCAGTTTAGTTTTTCACAGAATTATACTGAATACCATACAGGAAACGTAACAGATTTAGTAGTAACTCCAAATTCAGGAGTCTGTTTAATGGGAGGAGCAAGTGAAAGCGATGAAGCTATGGTTTGGTTTTTAAATAAAGCAAATGGTGGAGATGTAGTTGTGTTAAGAGCTTCTGGAGGCGATGGTTATAATAATTATTTTTATTCAGGTTTAGGAATTGCCATCAATTCTGTGCGCACTTTTGTCATTAATAATGAAGCTGGAGCAATAGATCCTTATGTATTAGATAAAATAGAAAATGCAGAAGCCATTTGGTTTGCTGGTGGAGACCAATATAATTACGTTAATTACTTTAAAGACAATGCCGTTGAAACTGCTTTAAATAATTTTATTAATGTAAAACAAGGCGTTATTGGAGGAACAAGTGCTGGAATGGCTATTTTAGGAAGCGCATATTTTAGTGCAGAAAATGGAACGGTTACAAACGCTCAAGCTTTAGGTAATCCTTATCATAATAGAATGATTTTAGGGTATAACGATTTTTTAGAAGTCCCGTTTCTTGAAAATGTAATTACAGATACACATTACGATGATCCAGACAGACGCGCAAGGCACGCTGTTTTTTTAGCACGTTTCTCGAAAGACAATAACGCACGTTCTTTTGGTATTGCCTGTAACGAATACACAGCTGTTTGCATAGAGAATGATGGAAAAGCCTATGTTTATGGAGATTACCCAAATTACGAAGAGCATGCCTTTTTCTTGCAAACCAATTGTGCAATTACAGATTATATTCCTGAGAATTGTACCTCTGGAAATGCTTTGCATTGGAATAAAAGTGGAGAAGCACTTAAAGTATATAAAGTGCCAGGAATGACTACTGGTGAGAATTATTTCGATTTAAGCGATTGGACTACAGGTAGTGGTGGCAACTGGGAAAACTGGTTTGTAAATAATGGAAGTTTTAATACAGCAAGCACAGTTAATCCTAATTGTAGTGCCTTATCTGTTTCGGAATTTGAGTTTGAAAGTATAAAGTTGTTTCCAAATCCTTTTCAAGATAAGATTACCATTGCTAAAAACGAAACACTACTTAAAATTGAATGTTTTGATGCCTTCGGAAGAACTATCCCTTTAGATTTTAATGGAAAAACTATTGATACAAATGAATTAGCATCTGGTGTTTATTTTTTTAAAGTTTATACTGAAACTTCCTCTAAACTTTTAAAAATGATTAAAGAGTAA
- a CDS encoding DUF1015 domain-containing protein, which translates to MANIKPFRAVKPTRDKVSLVASRSYQSYTQAEREGRLNYNPFSFLHIVNPGYKYAKEISGEARYQLVKNRYLEFKEDDVFKQDKKPSFYIYKIVDRDHQTFNGIVAAASVEDYQNDVIKKHEDTIASREIVFKDYLKTVGFNAEPVLLTYPDNNAISNVITEIQKERAEFEFTTTYRDTHYLWQIDNEAHIKIISEAFASMNTLYIADGHHRSSSSHLLCEDLKAENKNHNGDETYNYFMSFLIPESELQIHEFNRLVKDLNGLTKEEFLIKLDTTYRIENRGIMPYKPSKPHHFSMYLDGEFYSLYLRKTSYKFGTSLDELDAQLLYQTILKPILEIEDLRHDKRIDYLSGKKDIVNLKSKIDSGEFKVGFGMIPATIEQMKRIADDGLKMPPKSTYIEPKLRSGVTIYEF; encoded by the coding sequence ATGGCAAACATAAAACCTTTTCGCGCAGTAAAACCCACACGAGATAAAGTAAGCCTTGTAGCTTCACGCTCGTACCAAAGTTATACGCAAGCAGAACGCGAAGGCCGCTTAAATTACAATCCGTTTTCGTTTTTACATATTGTTAATCCTGGTTACAAATATGCCAAGGAGATTTCTGGCGAAGCACGTTATCAACTTGTAAAAAACCGCTATTTAGAATTTAAAGAAGATGATGTTTTTAAACAAGACAAAAAACCATCGTTTTACATTTACAAAATTGTAGATCGTGACCACCAAACCTTTAATGGTATTGTTGCGGCTGCAAGTGTAGAAGATTACCAAAACGATGTTATTAAAAAACATGAAGACACTATAGCTAGTCGTGAAATTGTTTTTAAAGACTACTTAAAAACGGTTGGTTTTAATGCAGAACCAGTACTCCTCACCTATCCAGATAATAACGCTATTTCAAATGTTATTACCGAAATACAGAAAGAGCGCGCAGAATTCGAATTCACAACCACTTATAGAGACACACATTATTTATGGCAAATAGATAACGAAGCCCATATTAAAATAATTTCTGAAGCTTTCGCAAGCATGAACACGCTTTATATTGCAGATGGACATCATCGTTCATCTTCATCACATTTGCTTTGTGAAGATTTAAAAGCTGAAAACAAAAACCACAATGGCGATGAAACTTATAATTATTTTATGAGTTTCTTAATTCCAGAGTCTGAGTTGCAAATTCATGAATTTAATAGGCTTGTAAAAGACTTAAACGGACTTACAAAAGAAGAGTTTTTAATTAAACTAGATACAACATATCGTATAGAAAACCGTGGTATTATGCCATACAAACCATCGAAACCTCATCATTTTAGCATGTATTTAGATGGTGAGTTTTATTCGCTATACTTACGTAAAACTAGTTATAAATTTGGAACCTCTTTAGATGAGCTCGACGCACAACTACTCTATCAAACCATTTTAAAACCAATTTTAGAAATTGAAGATTTACGACACGATAAACGCATCGATTATTTAAGCGGAAAAAAAGATATTGTAAACCTTAAAAGTAAAATAGACAGTGGTGAGTTTAAAGTCGGTTTTGGTATGATTCCTGCTACAATAGAACAAATGAAACGCATTGCAGACGATGGCCTTAAAATGCCTCCAAAAAGCACTTATATTGAGCCTAAATTGAGGAGCGGTGTTACTATTTATGAGTTTTGA